The Sulfitobacter sp. SK011 genome has a window encoding:
- a CDS encoding adenylate/guanylate cyclase domain-containing protein: MPEFDFGIALNVGSVIYGNVGTAKRLDFTATGAAVGLASRIEGLTRDLEVPLIATADFAEVCDVTAKQLGPYPIRGFCGAVELVTYTLS; encoded by the coding sequence TTGCCAGAATTTGATTTCGGCATTGCCCTGAATGTCGGGTCAGTGATCTACGGCAATGTCGGCACGGCCAAACGGCTGGACTTCACCGCGACCGGTGCCGCCGTGGGCCTTGCCAGCCGGATCGAAGGGCTGACCCGTGATCTTGAGGTGCCTCTGATTGCCACAGCAGATTTCGCAGAAGTGTGCGATGTGACAGCGAAACAGCTCGGCCCGTATCCGATCCGGGGCTTTTGCGGTGCGGTCGAGCTTGTCACCTATACGCTAAGCTGA